Proteins encoded together in one Streptomyces sp. NBC_01408 window:
- a CDS encoding caspase family protein, whose amino-acid sequence MEAKLSDPSRSAAVIVGTSEQSTGSSFYSLPAVASNVSRLSALLRNPDIWGLPQDRCTDLLNTSRDEFFTTVGNALKAATDTVVIYFAGHGMLHPSTNELYLCLPGARKQGDYNTSAIRYADLQTTLREPQYHVPRKVVILDCCYAAKAFGGMGGNDEFDAQVTTPGVSTLVSSDEMVPSKAPQGAEYTAYTTRLVSVLAGGLPKGNGLLTLQEVHEEVRERLLRARMPEPRILTSDSGPHICIARNTRATPGNVPVHLPADEEARLEFQPDLYRILAEGLGRFTKAIVGESIPWHSLGSTTPVSDGERLLAVIDQTRFLGYRRFLAFSTERVLWKAEGNKVVSVPYGLLRRMTVQVTQKAPVVEHGILVTWRDEPNGVWISSDDRVEMVPDRNLPYYPLRDLLVEIRSAAERHGITK is encoded by the coding sequence GTGGAAGCGAAACTCAGCGACCCGTCCCGCTCCGCGGCAGTGATCGTGGGCACGTCCGAGCAGTCGACCGGGAGTTCGTTCTACAGCCTGCCGGCCGTGGCCTCGAACGTGTCCCGGCTCTCCGCGCTGCTCCGGAACCCGGACATCTGGGGCCTCCCGCAAGACCGTTGCACCGATCTGCTCAACACGTCCCGGGACGAATTCTTCACCACCGTCGGGAACGCCCTCAAGGCAGCCACGGACACCGTGGTCATCTATTTCGCGGGTCACGGCATGTTGCACCCCAGCACCAACGAGCTGTACCTGTGCCTGCCCGGTGCACGCAAGCAGGGCGACTACAACACCAGCGCCATCCGGTACGCCGACCTGCAGACCACCCTGCGCGAGCCGCAGTACCACGTTCCGCGCAAGGTCGTCATCCTGGACTGCTGCTACGCCGCCAAAGCCTTCGGCGGCATGGGTGGTAACGACGAGTTCGACGCGCAGGTTACGACCCCCGGTGTGAGCACCCTGGTTTCGTCCGACGAGATGGTTCCCTCCAAGGCGCCGCAAGGGGCCGAGTACACGGCCTACACCACGCGGCTCGTCTCCGTGCTGGCAGGGGGACTCCCGAAGGGGAACGGGCTGCTCACACTCCAGGAGGTCCACGAGGAGGTGCGGGAACGACTGCTCCGTGCCCGGATGCCCGAACCGCGGATTCTCACCAGTGACAGCGGCCCTCACATCTGTATTGCGCGCAATACGCGGGCTACGCCCGGAAACGTTCCGGTGCACCTGCCCGCGGACGAGGAAGCCCGGCTGGAATTCCAGCCCGACCTGTACCGGATTCTCGCGGAAGGTCTGGGACGGTTTACGAAGGCGATCGTGGGCGAGTCGATTCCCTGGCATTCGCTGGGGAGCACCACCCCCGTGTCCGACGGGGAGCGGCTCCTGGCGGTGATCGACCAAACGCGTTTCCTGGGATATAGACGGTTTCTGGCGTTCAGCACGGAGCGCGTCCTCTGGAAAGCCGAAGGGAACAAGGTCGTCAGCGTTCCTTACGGGCTGCTCCGCCGCATGACGGTACAGGTGACCCAGAAGGCGCCGGTGGTCGAGCACGGCATCCTCGTGACCTGGAGGGACGAGCCCAACGGCGTGTGGATCTCCTCGGACGACCGGGTGGAGATGGTCCCGGACCGTAACCTGCCGTACTACCCGCTCAGGGACCTTCTCGTCGAGATCAGAAGCGCGGCGGAGCGGCACGGCATCACGAAGTGA
- a CDS encoding alpha/beta fold hydrolase, giving the protein MRRRGPGVEHGRVTETITGLSMSLPEVLVLLGALALVAARWLPPAARRSVTIGAGAVLVASATVLGVVGIRWQLLPVLAGAALASAFALPPLLRRRTGRPAWRARWWLALPGSLACAGLIAIGPVAAWAFPVPEFPEPSGGFAVGTRVVQWTDPLRPESFTADPDDRRTVVAQLWYPAQKSPAGTQRSQYLGRTEQEARTVAEALAGGVGLPGFLVEGVPRARSRAVVDAPVAGGGERFPVVLFSPGSGGVRTQNTAWAEELASHGYLVAALDHPYDSAVVVLADGRTIRATTASSGDRDRDEELAAGWTAVRAADLGFVLTQLERLDRGETADPLTGRLDTGRAAVAGHSLGGAAALQAARQDRRFGAVVDLDGYPHGPTAPALEQPALALIQEITAGTDPRYLPRLTEALEHSTATSYRLAVPGAGHLTFMDGPLYLPPVPSIIGTLGRTESPRVVAGATLAFLDAVLRGRPGDPAETLRAYGKVYTVSPSGARGTARLTP; this is encoded by the coding sequence ATGCGGCGGCGCGGACCCGGCGTCGAGCATGGCCGGGTGACCGAAACCATCACGGGGCTGTCGATGTCCCTTCCGGAAGTCCTCGTCCTGCTGGGTGCCCTCGCGCTGGTGGCGGCGCGCTGGCTCCCCCCGGCCGCCCGCCGGTCCGTCACGATCGGGGCGGGGGCGGTGCTCGTGGCGTCCGCGACCGTGCTGGGCGTGGTGGGGATCCGCTGGCAGCTGCTGCCGGTCCTGGCCGGCGCCGCCCTAGCGTCGGCGTTCGCCCTCCCGCCCCTGCTGCGACGCCGTACCGGCCGACCGGCGTGGCGGGCCCGCTGGTGGCTGGCCCTGCCGGGATCGCTGGCCTGCGCCGGCCTGATCGCCATTGGCCCGGTGGCGGCCTGGGCCTTCCCCGTGCCCGAGTTCCCCGAGCCGTCGGGCGGCTTCGCGGTCGGCACCCGGGTGGTGCAGTGGACCGACCCGCTCCGCCCCGAGAGCTTCACCGCCGATCCGGACGACCGGCGCACGGTCGTGGCCCAGCTCTGGTACCCCGCGCAGAAGAGCCCCGCCGGCACCCAGCGGTCCCAGTACCTGGGACGCACGGAGCAGGAGGCGCGCACCGTCGCCGAGGCCCTCGCCGGCGGGGTCGGCCTGCCCGGCTTCCTGGTCGAGGGCGTCCCGCGGGCTCGCAGCCGTGCGGTCGTTGACGCCCCGGTGGCCGGTGGGGGAGAACGGTTCCCGGTCGTCCTGTTCTCCCCGGGGTCGGGCGGGGTGCGGACCCAGAACACCGCCTGGGCGGAGGAGCTGGCCAGCCACGGCTACCTGGTCGCCGCCCTCGACCACCCGTACGACTCCGCCGTCGTCGTCCTCGCAGACGGCCGCACGATCCGCGCCACGACCGCCTCCAGCGGGGACCGGGACCGGGACGAGGAGCTGGCGGCGGGCTGGACCGCCGTCCGGGCCGCCGACCTCGGCTTCGTCCTCACCCAGCTGGAACGGCTGGACCGGGGCGAGACCGCCGACCCGCTGACCGGACGCCTGGACACCGGCCGCGCCGCGGTGGCCGGCCACTCCCTGGGCGGTGCCGCCGCCCTGCAGGCGGCCCGGCAGGACCGCCGGTTCGGCGCCGTCGTCGACCTGGACGGCTACCCCCACGGCCCCACCGCGCCCGCCCTCGAGCAGCCGGCGCTCGCGCTCATCCAGGAGATCACCGCCGGCACCGACCCGCGCTACCTGCCCCGCCTCACCGAGGCCCTCGAGCACAGCACCGCGACGAGCTACCGGCTTGCCGTCCCCGGCGCCGGGCACCTCACCTTCATGGACGGCCCGCTCTACCTGCCGCCGGTGCCCTCGATCATCGGCACCCTGGGCCGCACCGAGAGTCCGCGCGTCGTCGCCGGAGCGACCCTCGCCTTCCTGGACGCCGTCCTGCGAGGCCGCCCCGGCGACCCGGCCGAAACCCTCCGGGCCTACGGGAAGGTCTACACGGTCTCACCATCAGGGGCTCGGGGAACTGCGAGGCTGACCCCGTGA
- a CDS encoding histidine kinase: protein MRHRDRVPPLVWDAALPILLLLNVVTAYPARELPVAAALTAALALPLLWRRRAPLAVFGAVAAAAFVQWLMDVQLPADIALLVALYTAATHTGRRGTLLAGAVVEGGAVLACLRWAPDGAFLTPFVALSATVVAAAVLGVNVRTSRAYLAAVQERAERLALHQEQQARPAVAEERARITREMHDIVTHNLSVMVALTDVAVYA from the coding sequence GTGCGTCACCGGGACCGGGTACCGCCCCTGGTGTGGGACGCGGCGCTGCCGATCCTTCTCCTCCTCAACGTCGTGACGGCCTACCCGGCGCGGGAGCTGCCGGTGGCCGCGGCGCTCACCGCCGCCCTGGCGCTCCCCCTGCTGTGGCGGCGCCGGGCCCCGCTCGCGGTGTTCGGCGCCGTGGCGGCCGCGGCCTTCGTCCAGTGGCTGATGGACGTCCAACTGCCCGCGGACATCGCCCTGCTGGTGGCCCTCTACACGGCGGCCACGCACACAGGCCGGCGCGGCACGCTCCTCGCCGGTGCCGTCGTGGAGGGCGGAGCCGTGCTGGCCTGCCTGCGCTGGGCACCGGACGGCGCGTTCCTGACCCCCTTCGTCGCGCTCTCCGCGACGGTCGTCGCCGCCGCCGTCCTCGGGGTGAACGTGCGGACCAGCCGGGCCTACCTCGCCGCCGTGCAGGAACGGGCCGAACGGCTGGCGCTGCACCAGGAGCAGCAGGCACGGCCGGCCGTCGCCGAGGAGCGGGCCCGGATCACCCGCGAGATGCACGACATCGTCACCCACAACCTGTCCGTCATGGTCGCGCTCACCGACGTCGCCGTCTACGCCTAG
- a CDS encoding alpha/beta hydrolase, which yields MYADPLDTTDPRVSPLHGTLSGLAPLTVFSGTHDILITDSDALAAKATSAGVPLDYHRAEGLPHVYPLRPVPEGPAARDLIVNACRE from the coding sequence ATGTACGCCGACCCCCTCGACACGACGGACCCCCGGGTGAGCCCCCTGCACGGAACACTGAGCGGCCTCGCGCCCCTGACAGTGTTCAGCGGCACCCACGACATCCTCATCACCGACAGCGACGCCCTCGCCGCCAAGGCCACCAGCGCCGGCGTCCCCCTCGACTACCACCGGGCCGAGGGCCTGCCCCACGTGTACCCGCTCAGGCCCGTCCCCGAGGGCCCCGCGGCCCGCGATCTGATCGTCAACGCCTGCCGAGAGTGA
- a CDS encoding zinc-binding dehydrogenase yields the protein MAAGVFRTRVDSDYPLADIAAAHTHCERGRLRGKVVVRLRRSAGPHAVPASGVRAGRPRAPRPR from the coding sequence GTGGCCGCGGGTGTATTTCGCACCCGCGTCGACAGCGACTACCCCCTCGCCGACATCGCGGCCGCGCACACGCACTGCGAGCGCGGCCGCCTCCGGGGAAAGGTCGTCGTCCGCCTCCGACGGAGCGCCGGGCCACATGCCGTCCCGGCCTCCGGCGTCAGAGCTGGGCGGCCCCGCGCACCGCGGCCTCGGTGA
- a CDS encoding MFS transporter yields MLFTVGSTLCSLAPATSWLVVFRMLHAAGGSMLTPVAMATLTHTFPQPRQRARAIGAWGGVGGLSMAGGPVLGGLLVQSGGWRSLFWVNVPIGLAALVLTTLYVPESRAARPRRPDPVGQVLATVLLRALTYAVIEAPALGWTSPLIVVCLMAAAGGAGLARTVREPARRTAGRPTALPQRAFSGATATALCAFTTLGGFLFANALYLQQELGLSAGRRAAPASHGVPAPFRANRRQPRATRPTAVVMPQSTDTG; encoded by the coding sequence ATGCTGTTCACCGTCGGGTCGACGCTGTGCAGCCTGGCACCGGCAACCAGCTGGCTCGTGGTCTTCCGCATGCTGCATGCCGCGGGGGGCTCCATGCTCACCCCCGTCGCCATGGCCACCCTCACCCACACCTTCCCCCAGCCCCGGCAGCGGGCACGTGCCATCGGCGCCTGGGGCGGCGTCGGCGGCCTCAGCATGGCGGGCGGGCCCGTCCTCGGCGGCCTGCTCGTGCAATCGGGTGGATGGCGGTCGCTGTTCTGGGTGAACGTGCCGATCGGACTGGCCGCGCTGGTCCTGACCACGCTCTACGTCCCCGAGTCCCGCGCGGCACGACCCCGCAGGCCCGACCCGGTGGGACAAGTACTGGCGACCGTCCTGCTCCGCGCGCTGACGTACGCCGTCATCGAGGCGCCCGCCCTCGGCTGGACCTCTCCGCTGATCGTGGTCTGCCTGATGGCCGCGGCGGGGGGCGCTGGCCTGGCTCGTACCGTACGAGAACCGGCGCGCCGAACCGCTGGTCGACCCACGGCTCTTCCGCAGCGCGCCTTCAGCGGGGCCACCGCGACGGCGCTCTGCGCGTTCACCACCCTCGGCGGCTTCCTCTTCGCCAACGCCCTCTACCTGCAACAGGAACTGGGCCTGAGCGCTGGACGCCGGGCTGCGCCTGCTTCCCATGGCGTGCCCGCCCCTTTCCGGGCGAATCGTCGGCAGCCACGGGCCACGCGTCCGACCGCGGTCGTCATGCCGCAGAGCACCGACACAGGGTGA
- a CDS encoding RICIN domain-containing protein produces the protein MASAAVLAAGIAYSGLGDDAQAGTPAQADAAADVFTPAAAPARDAEPAPIADAPANDTTRGMIYDGLKAAPKGDKCVGVYRTEAGLCSHGPDAPPKDVDIKADVPPVVKTKAVASDPARPESDEVAGAEGSGRLHDAPAADAATAKAPASKAPAPAGGSGQAAPGGPAGQTVQCDGDGSTGNRVQVVYVHGPGRDRYSEYVASFRKWAADADVIYSASAQETGGVRHIRYVTAADCTPTVLNIELPDSALAEFSATNKALGAKGLDRRDRKYMIFADTQVYCGIGTFAGDERPGQANQSNFGPSYGRTDSGCWGGHTAAHELGHNLGAVNNSAPNTSLGAHCTDEFDVMCYSDSPHYPKMRNICTNQAAENILDCNHDDYFHTSPKAGSYLATHWNIADNQFLMKGKGGNPNPDPNPQPTTKPTPTPTKKPGSGPAVTVGQIRSNSAVASWPKVEGAAWYQVLLNGKHLTWVQSQTLNIHNLQPGTEYKVAVSVRDAAGRDSGPGNVTTFRTTGAGGGATTTGTRYVLGNGSTGMAAELWGGRTADGTLLVGSRANGYAQQQWLFEDAGNGLFRIKSAVSGKCLQTGGAPAQGMWIAQQPCGSAATQQWKLNSGSGTTTITDASGGYALTVSNRPYYGEWLLDLQRADGRATQVWTVQKVG, from the coding sequence ATGGCGTCGGCCGCGGTGTTGGCCGCAGGCATCGCCTACTCCGGGCTCGGCGACGACGCCCAGGCGGGGACCCCCGCACAGGCCGACGCAGCCGCGGACGTCTTCACACCGGCCGCCGCGCCGGCCCGTGATGCTGAGCCTGCGCCCATCGCGGATGCGCCCGCCAACGACACGACGCGCGGCATGATCTACGACGGCCTCAAGGCGGCGCCGAAGGGTGACAAGTGTGTCGGCGTCTACCGCACGGAAGCCGGACTGTGCAGCCACGGTCCCGACGCCCCGCCGAAGGACGTCGACATCAAGGCCGACGTCCCCCCCGTCGTCAAGACGAAGGCCGTGGCTTCCGATCCGGCCCGCCCGGAGTCTGACGAAGTGGCTGGAGCCGAAGGCAGCGGGCGTCTTCATGACGCGCCCGCCGCCGACGCAGCCACCGCCAAGGCCCCGGCGTCGAAGGCCCCGGCCCCCGCCGGCGGCAGTGGCCAGGCCGCGCCCGGCGGGCCCGCCGGGCAGACCGTCCAGTGCGACGGTGACGGCAGCACTGGCAACCGCGTCCAGGTCGTGTACGTCCACGGTCCCGGCCGCGACCGGTACTCCGAGTACGTCGCCTCGTTCCGGAAGTGGGCGGCCGACGCCGACGTCATCTACTCGGCGAGCGCCCAGGAGACCGGCGGAGTACGCCACATCCGCTATGTGACGGCCGCCGACTGCACCCCGACGGTGCTCAACATCGAGCTCCCGGACTCCGCCCTGGCCGAGTTCAGCGCGACCAACAAGGCGCTCGGCGCCAAGGGCCTCGACCGCCGGGACCGCAAGTACATGATCTTCGCCGACACGCAGGTCTACTGCGGCATCGGCACCTTCGCCGGTGACGAGCGGCCCGGGCAGGCGAACCAGAGCAACTTCGGCCCGTCCTACGGCCGTACGGACTCCGGCTGCTGGGGCGGCCACACCGCCGCCCACGAACTCGGACACAACCTCGGCGCGGTGAACAACAGCGCCCCGAACACCAGCCTGGGCGCCCACTGCACCGACGAGTTCGACGTCATGTGCTACTCCGACAGCCCGCACTACCCCAAGATGCGCAACATCTGCACCAACCAGGCGGCCGAGAACATCCTGGACTGCAACCACGACGACTACTTCCACACCAGTCCCAAGGCCGGAAGCTACCTGGCCACGCACTGGAACATCGCCGACAATCAGTTCCTGATGAAGGGCAAGGGCGGCAACCCGAACCCCGACCCCAACCCGCAGCCCACCACCAAGCCCACACCCACCCCGACCAAGAAGCCCGGTAGCGGGCCGGCCGTAACCGTCGGCCAGATCCGGTCCAACTCCGCGGTGGCAAGTTGGCCCAAGGTCGAGGGCGCCGCCTGGTACCAGGTGCTCCTCAACGGCAAACACCTCACCTGGGTCCAGTCTCAGACGCTGAACATCCACAACCTCCAGCCCGGCACGGAGTACAAGGTCGCCGTCTCGGTGCGCGACGCCGCCGGCCGTGACAGCGGCCCCGGCAACGTCACCACCTTCCGCACCACCGGCGCGGGCGGCGGCGCCACCACCACCGGCACCCGCTACGTGCTCGGCAACGGCAGCACCGGCATGGCCGCCGAACTGTGGGGCGGGCGCACCGCCGACGGCACCCTCCTCGTGGGGTCCCGCGCCAACGGCTACGCGCAGCAGCAGTGGTTGTTCGAGGACGCCGGCAACGGGCTGTTCCGCATCAAGTCCGCGGTGTCCGGCAAGTGCCTGCAAACGGGCGGCGCCCCGGCCCAGGGTATGTGGATCGCGCAGCAGCCCTGCGGCAGCGCCGCCACCCAGCAGTGGAAGCTGAACTCCGGCTCCGGCACCACCACGATCACCGACGCGAGCGGCGGATACGCCCTCACCGTGAGCAACCGCCCGTACTACGGCGAATGGCTGCTCGACCTCCAGCGCGCCGACGGCCGCGCAACGCAGGTGTGGACGGTCCAGAAGGTCGGCTGA
- a CDS encoding papain-like cysteine protease family protein, whose amino-acid sequence MHKRRASGRKKALIAAITAALSGGLLFGFGALAQADVVSGTVIGGQGNYKTVNQRAKPSLSAQVKGSSKVGARIQMSCRTTGDTVENNPRWIYTGSYYIADAFINENTTPLPVCGSNPNPNPKPTPTTPTTAKTLAIDMQKQVRTQWCWDASGVTIAKHWGRSVSQEQFCQLAAQGTWVDCNNQPATLEDMANGLARLGLSNSGRSLYRNASFSESATEIAAGRPFAVRFGWRTGGGHMNVIYGYDSATNMIAVGDPWQTTQTYTWWNHATYVNNNSFQWTHSRIGIQG is encoded by the coding sequence ATGCACAAACGTCGCGCGTCCGGCCGCAAGAAAGCGCTGATAGCCGCGATCACCGCCGCACTGTCCGGTGGTCTGCTGTTCGGTTTCGGTGCCCTCGCCCAGGCCGATGTGGTCAGCGGCACGGTCATCGGCGGGCAGGGCAACTACAAGACCGTCAACCAGCGAGCCAAGCCGTCCCTCTCGGCCCAGGTGAAGGGCTCCTCGAAGGTGGGCGCCAGGATCCAGATGTCCTGCCGGACCACCGGCGACACCGTGGAGAACAACCCGAGGTGGATCTACACCGGCTCGTACTACATCGCCGACGCCTTCATCAACGAGAACACCACCCCCCTGCCGGTCTGCGGCTCGAACCCGAACCCGAACCCGAAACCCACACCCACGACCCCCACGACCGCGAAGACACTCGCGATCGACATGCAGAAGCAGGTCAGGACCCAGTGGTGCTGGGACGCCTCCGGCGTGACCATCGCCAAACACTGGGGCCGCTCCGTCAGCCAGGAGCAGTTCTGCCAGCTCGCCGCGCAGGGAACCTGGGTGGACTGCAACAACCAGCCCGCGACGCTGGAGGACATGGCCAACGGCCTGGCCAGGCTGGGACTGAGCAACAGCGGCCGCAGCCTGTACCGCAACGCCTCGTTCAGCGAGTCCGCCACCGAGATCGCCGCAGGCCGGCCGTTCGCCGTCCGGTTCGGCTGGCGCACCGGCGGCGGTCACATGAACGTCATCTACGGCTACGACAGCGCCACCAACATGATCGCGGTCGGCGACCCGTGGCAGACCACCCAGACCTACACCTGGTGGAACCACGCCACGTACGTGAACAACAACTCGTTCCAGTGGACCCACTCGCGCATCGGCATCCAGGGCTGA